In the Leguminivora glycinivorella isolate SPB_JAAS2020 chromosome 14, LegGlyc_1.1, whole genome shotgun sequence genome, one interval contains:
- the LOC125233684 gene encoding diphthine methyltransferase isoform X1 has translation MVSWSTNWRWNTGYSADSVEWCPVEPYRDVLVCGTYQLEKKDEDQQPKKQTRLGRIYLFQINQDTVELCPVQTVDTAGILDQKWSYHTIQNHAVLAVVTSEGSLQLYQLYKNDGYNFKLWLEDSIGQDVLALSLDWSTNKVSGEPMIVVSGSAGDVTVFKIVENGLMRVGTWKSHGFEAWIAAFNYWNLDLFYSGGDDCVFKSYDIRVPDAAVMTNRSHEAGVTSIRSHIDVEHQLITGSYDEKVRLWDARSLKRCLTESSVNGGVWRLKYHPRNPTRVLAACMYGGFRVLGVTDSISVLCEYMEHESIAYGADWKFDDSGTVATCSFYDCSMHIGKIDLED, from the exons ATGGTGTCTTGGAGCACAAATTGGCGGTGGAACACCGGCTACAGCGCGGACTCCGTCGAATGGTGCCCCGTGGAGCCCTACCGCGATGTCCTGGTCTGCGGCACTTACCAGCTTGAGAAAAAAGACGAAG ATCAGCAACCGAAAAAACAGACAAGACTCGGCAGAATCTACCTCTTCCAAATAAACCAAGACACAGTCGAGTTGTGCCCCGTCCAAACAGTCGATACCGCCGGCATCCTAGACCAAAAATGGAGTTATCACACCATTCAAAACCACGCAGTGCTCGCTGTAGTAACCTCTGAAGGATCACTCCAGCTCTACCAACTGTATAAAAACGACGGTTATAATTTTAAACTGTGGCTCGAAGATTCGATTGGTCAAGACGTTTTAGCGCTGTCTCTTGATTGGTCGACTAACAAGGTATCGGGTGAGCCAATGATAGTTGTGAGTGGTTCTGCGGGAGATGTGACTGTTTTTAAGATTGTCGAGAATGGATTGATGAGGGTTGGGACGTGGAAGAGTCATGGGTTTGAGGCGTGGATAGCTGCGTTCAATTATTGGAATCTTGACTTATTTTATTCAG GTGGAGATGATTGTGTCTTCAAAAGCTACGACATCAGGGTTCCCGACGCGGCAGTAATGACGAACCGAAGCCACGAGGCAGGCGTTACCTCCATCAGAAGTCATATCGACGTTGAACATCAACTTATCACAGGAAG TTATGATGAAAAAGTGCGTCTCTGGGACGCTAGGAGCCTAAAGCGCTGCTTGACCGAGAGCTCGGTGAACGGTGGCGTTTGGAGACTGAAGTATCACCCCAGAAATCCTACCAGAGTGTTAGCGGCCTGCATGTATGGAGGCTTCAGAGTTCTAG GCGTTACAGACTCCATTTCGGTGTTATGTGAATACATGGAACATGAGAGCATAGCGTACGGAGCTGATTGGAAGTTTGACGACTCTGGAACCGTGGCCACGTGCTCTTTCTATGATTGCAGCATGCATATTGGCAAGATTGATCTTGAGGACT ga
- the LOC125233684 gene encoding diphthine methyltransferase isoform X3, with amino-acid sequence MEAMDIQAVESKLSDVTVTAIPMSGKNVHKDLGHGGSSHATISTVPAASPSSIGKDKDNGTSKYMVSWSTNWRWNTGYSADSVEWCPVEPYRDVLVCGTYQLEKKDEDQQPKKQTRLGRIYLFQINQDTVELCPVQTVDTAGILDQKWSYHTIQNHAVLAVVTSEGSLQLYQLYKNDGYNFKLWLEDSIGQDVLALSLDWSTNKVSGEPMIVVSGSAGDVTVFKIVENGLMRVGTWKSHGFEAWIAAFNYWNLDLFYSGGDDCVFKSYDIRVPDAAVMTNRSHEAGVTSIRSHIDVEHQLITGSYDEKVRLWDARSLKRCLTESSVNGGVWRLKYHPRNPTRVLAACMYGGFRVLGVTDSISVLCEYMEHESIAYGADWKFDDSGTVATCSFYDCSMHIGKIDLED; translated from the exons ATGGAGGCTATGGATATTCAGGCAGTGGAGTCGAAACTGAGCGATGTGACTGTTACGGCGATACCGATGAGCGGGAAGAATGTGCACAAAGACCTGGGCCATGGGGGCAGCAGCCATGCGACCATATCTACGGTGCCGGCGGCGTCACCATCTTCCATAGGGAAGGATAAGGACAACGGGACGTCCAAGTAC ATGGTGTCTTGGAGCACAAATTGGCGGTGGAACACCGGCTACAGCGCGGACTCCGTCGAATGGTGCCCCGTGGAGCCCTACCGCGATGTCCTGGTCTGCGGCACTTACCAGCTTGAGAAAAAAGACGAAG ATCAGCAACCGAAAAAACAGACAAGACTCGGCAGAATCTACCTCTTCCAAATAAACCAAGACACAGTCGAGTTGTGCCCCGTCCAAACAGTCGATACCGCCGGCATCCTAGACCAAAAATGGAGTTATCACACCATTCAAAACCACGCAGTGCTCGCTGTAGTAACCTCTGAAGGATCACTCCAGCTCTACCAACTGTATAAAAACGACGGTTATAATTTTAAACTGTGGCTCGAAGATTCGATTGGTCAAGACGTTTTAGCGCTGTCTCTTGATTGGTCGACTAACAAGGTATCGGGTGAGCCAATGATAGTTGTGAGTGGTTCTGCGGGAGATGTGACTGTTTTTAAGATTGTCGAGAATGGATTGATGAGGGTTGGGACGTGGAAGAGTCATGGGTTTGAGGCGTGGATAGCTGCGTTCAATTATTGGAATCTTGACTTATTTTATTCAG GTGGAGATGATTGTGTCTTCAAAAGCTACGACATCAGGGTTCCCGACGCGGCAGTAATGACGAACCGAAGCCACGAGGCAGGCGTTACCTCCATCAGAAGTCATATCGACGTTGAACATCAACTTATCACAGGAAG TTATGATGAAAAAGTGCGTCTCTGGGACGCTAGGAGCCTAAAGCGCTGCTTGACCGAGAGCTCGGTGAACGGTGGCGTTTGGAGACTGAAGTATCACCCCAGAAATCCTACCAGAGTGTTAGCGGCCTGCATGTATGGAGGCTTCAGAGTTCTAG GCGTTACAGACTCCATTTCGGTGTTATGTGAATACATGGAACATGAGAGCATAGCGTACGGAGCTGATTGGAAGTTTGACGACTCTGGAACCGTGGCCACGTGCTCTTTCTATGATTGCAGCATGCATATTGGCAAGATTGATCTTGAGGACTGA
- the LOC125233684 gene encoding diphthine methyltransferase isoform X2 — MVSWSTNWRWNTGYSADSVEWCPVEPYRDVLVCGTYQLEKKDEDQQPKKQTRLGRIYLFQINQDTVELCPVQTVDTAGILDQKWSYHTIQNHAVLAVVTSEGSLQLYQLYKNDGYNFKLWLEDSIGQDVLALSLDWSTNKVSGEPMIVVSGSAGDVTVFKIVENGLMRVGTWKSHGFEAWIAAFNYWNLDLFYSGGDDCVFKSYDIRVPDAAVMTNRSHEAGVTSIRSHIDVEHQLITGSYDEKVRLWDARSLKRCLTESSVNGGVWRLKYHPRNPTRVLAACMYGGFRVLGVTDSISVLCEYMEHESIAYGADWKFDDSGTVATCSFYDCSMHIGKIDLED; from the exons ATGGTGTCTTGGAGCACAAATTGGCGGTGGAACACCGGCTACAGCGCGGACTCCGTCGAATGGTGCCCCGTGGAGCCCTACCGCGATGTCCTGGTCTGCGGCACTTACCAGCTTGAGAAAAAAGACGAAG ATCAGCAACCGAAAAAACAGACAAGACTCGGCAGAATCTACCTCTTCCAAATAAACCAAGACACAGTCGAGTTGTGCCCCGTCCAAACAGTCGATACCGCCGGCATCCTAGACCAAAAATGGAGTTATCACACCATTCAAAACCACGCAGTGCTCGCTGTAGTAACCTCTGAAGGATCACTCCAGCTCTACCAACTGTATAAAAACGACGGTTATAATTTTAAACTGTGGCTCGAAGATTCGATTGGTCAAGACGTTTTAGCGCTGTCTCTTGATTGGTCGACTAACAAGGTATCGGGTGAGCCAATGATAGTTGTGAGTGGTTCTGCGGGAGATGTGACTGTTTTTAAGATTGTCGAGAATGGATTGATGAGGGTTGGGACGTGGAAGAGTCATGGGTTTGAGGCGTGGATAGCTGCGTTCAATTATTGGAATCTTGACTTATTTTATTCAG GTGGAGATGATTGTGTCTTCAAAAGCTACGACATCAGGGTTCCCGACGCGGCAGTAATGACGAACCGAAGCCACGAGGCAGGCGTTACCTCCATCAGAAGTCATATCGACGTTGAACATCAACTTATCACAGGAAG TTATGATGAAAAAGTGCGTCTCTGGGACGCTAGGAGCCTAAAGCGCTGCTTGACCGAGAGCTCGGTGAACGGTGGCGTTTGGAGACTGAAGTATCACCCCAGAAATCCTACCAGAGTGTTAGCGGCCTGCATGTATGGAGGCTTCAGAGTTCTAG GCGTTACAGACTCCATTTCGGTGTTATGTGAATACATGGAACATGAGAGCATAGCGTACGGAGCTGATTGGAAGTTTGACGACTCTGGAACCGTGGCCACGTGCTCTTTCTATGATTGCAGCATGCATATTGGCAAGATTGATCTTGAGGACTGA